Sequence from the Prunus persica cultivar Lovell chromosome G5, Prunus_persica_NCBIv2, whole genome shotgun sequence genome:
CTTACTGGGCCTACTATCAAGCATTTCATCGGAGCCACTCATTTTGTAAGATTATGTCttataaactaaaataaaataacctaAGCGACAAAAATAGCCAATTTACCAACAAAATTCAAGGCTCTAAACTTAATTAGCCGATACCTAAGCATTAGCATATAGTAAATCAAATTGCAAATATGATATAATTCCCTAATCAAATACCTGAAATTCGCAGACCTCCATTTCCTTCAACAGCAGCAGAGCTTGCACAGCCATTGTTGTTTGTAGCACTATCCATTGAAGCCAAACGCccgcttcttcttctctgcatGTTTTCGTCTGATCGCTTCCTCAATTTCTTACTACCTTTCTCTAACCGCGAAATGCTGCTCTCCAACTCATTGTTCGTCCTCTGGAGTtctggaattacctcgttgcCCTCGTCTTTCTCCTCCGGGAGCTTCTCTTCGCTCACCGCCTCTGCCTTGACCATGGACTGCTTGAGCTCGTCCTCTGCTTTGAGCCTTTCGAGCCGCTCAAACTCGTGCATTTCCTCCAGCACAGCATTCTCGTGCCTCTGTTTCTCGATTTCTCGCTTCAATTTCGCTTCTCTCGCTGCTAAAGCCTCTTCCACTCGGCCGAAATCCTCCGGCCGAGACGCAGCTTTCAGCGCCGAAACCAACTCCGAAATGCTCCGATTCTCGGCTTCGGCTTCGTCGTCGTGGCCATTAGAACAAGGAGTTAGTCGTGTCTCGACCTCCATTTACATGCATACCGAAACGGAACCAATTCAAATCCCCGAAACGCTACGAAACTTTGCGATCAGGAAGTGGAGCAGTGAGTGTTGACTGACTGAGAGTTGAAGTCTTGAAGAGATAGAACGAAGAAAGCGACTCTGCTCCTATTCCACTTTACCAACGTTTAGTGCAGAGTGTACATTTGGGTGAACAAGATAGCGCCACGTGTTGTTAACATGCAGGATCTTGCGGTTACAAATTGGCTCATTTGCTCTTTTTCGAAGACCCTGGGAGATGCATATTTGGACTTTTGGGACATTCTGTGCAGTGAATTCGAGTGGGATTTTCTGAAGGTTTTAATAtctttttgtcaattttaatttttggataCTGGGATTTTGGTAACATTGATACACATTTTCTTACTATTAATTGACCAAGCCTCTTTGTTGTGTGCATACAATTTGTTGTAACTATATAGATCGAAtgtcaaaatacaaaaataaaataaggtaAGACACAATTTTTAGTGACAAATGCCTCTGTTTTAAAACATATTTTGAAAGGCATATATGGACTTAACCCGAGTTTGGCTAGAGTAGATGTGCTCCCTATTCTGCATCCAAGCTCGAATCTTCATCCTCATAgtagtttagattatattaaattagaATATTGCTTATATAAAAACCAAGGGCAGAACCAGAAATTTTTCAACGGGTGGGCtagctaaagttattagcttaaaatttaataattattttttttggtacttacaatttctatagtctttctagaaataaaagtaaacaataaacatataaaCCAAGCTAGTTCATAGCTCCATAgactaattttcaataagaTTTAACATAAACCAAATAGGGTTTAACTCCATAGTGGATTGAACATCTAAAACTTTTTACCTAGATTAACCTTAGGttccttcatgcattcatatcatatatgaaaagttgttttatgtaaaaatattgactaagtatgaaaaatgggtttttggaataatcatttcctcaaaataatttttggcggcttttattcctcacacatcaaataagaaaacttgattttataagattttagtatgaagtatatattgacttaatgagccatcatttttagcctaaatcgtattttgcactaaaatcgatttttcatattttgatttggtgggaatttgattttctagtatttttatttgaatccaaatggtgggtacttccttatctacattgtaaacttaagtaaatagagtaatataaaaataaataaaagtaaaatgacaAAGACATTAAATGCACGATATTATATCATGATAATTATAAGATGGTTGACAACCCACTGTAGCCCTTAGTGTGGTTCCGCCCTtgataagaatataaaaaaccGTATTTACAAAGTGTTAATAAATGCACGATATTATATCATGATAATTATAAGATGAACATAAAATAAGTGTGAGGCTTTCTCAACTATAATGCATCGTTTGGAAGAAGATtacatagaattctaaaatgacagaatttagatttccatcatttcaatttatagcaattgaagatttcagtGTTTGAATTATGTAtattgaattttgtaaatggcaaaattttataaatggcactgtgaaaattgtgaaatgaaGCCTATTTTGGTGAAAATTAAACTTGGGAATTTGATACTCCAATTTTCACGATTTTTTTCGCacgtcatttaataaatttcgTGCTTAAGTTgcaaaaaaatagaattgtcaatttctcctaTTAAATTCCTGACATTTAGCTAAATTTCGAGTTATTTTCCCTTATTCAAACGGACAATAATAATGTGTTTGAATTAGGTATTTTGAAGTGATGAAACTTCAAAATGATGAGATTTTGAAATGAAAGGACTTCAAAGtgatgaattttgaaatgaggGGATTCACAGTAATGAAATTAGTAAAGTCACTTGTTTGGTTAATTACttagttattgaaatataattagttaatttcttacaaatatgatttttttcaaattgacTTACACATACCCCAAATCTTATCTCTAAGTACCTCATCCAAACACAGTATAAAGGaactataaataataaattagccATCTGTTAAACAACTGCTTGCTTCTTTTGTTCATAAGCGATGAAGACAAAACAATCCATGGATAGGTTATAAAGTATTTGGACTGGGGCAAGTTCAAATCTTAGGGGTAATCAAGAAATGTGTTTGGATAGGGGTAAGTACAAATGTCAGGGGTAATTGAAAATTACCCCATAGAGGAAAAAGTAATTCTTTATCGATTTCATGAAACCGACGAGAATCAAGTGACTACTCATCCTCctcaaattgatttatttgctCCTTTTCACCAATGAGATTGCTAATTTCAACGACAAGAGGTATAAGAACAAGTTCTTGGTTTTTCACAAGTGTTTTGGTGTCGAACGATTTTATATACTAGCTTCTTTGCACACTGAAAACGTAtgtaaaatatctttttttaaaaaaaaatttaatgcgCTACGCATGACTTATAATAATTATCTTTTAATCTTTTCGCAATAGTATTTTTCTAGAGGCCATCTTCAATGGGGCATAGTTAAGGTTAAAAACGGAtctttagaaaaatataattgcaaaaaaaaggttttatttttttgtttaggtCATTCTTGAACGttggaaatattttttcttcttattttttagcCTTTGTGTTGAAACAATTAATGCATTAGGAGTGTAAATGACAGATCTATTATTAAGCTGTGATACTTCATTTCCATATTATTTTaacttttagtttttattttaaaaataatatattatacaataaaaagtaaataaaatgataCACATTGATTTTTAAATCAGTTTTCCTAAACCTTAGATTTAGAATTTTAGATAACCACAATTTCCTTATAGCATAATAGGGGGAACGGGGCCGTTTTGAATAAATAGAAAAAGCTAAACCCATGAAATTTTATGCGCGCACATCCCCCGAGTCCCTTCTCCTACACGAGGCTCTACGAGCACCCTTCCCTCTATTTCTGAAACCCTAACGGCCATTTCTTCTCATCTCTCCTGCAAGTCTGAACTCTGCAACTGCGAGACCTTTTAACCAAATTCCAGGTAAAACTAAAATCTTCTATTCAATACTTGGATTCtaatttgcttttcttgttcttgtaaAATAGGAAATTAAGTAATTAATACGAATTCTATACAATAAATACCATTCGAAGCATTGAAATTACTTCTCcaattgaaattaacaatatTTTCATTCTGTTATTTAGATGCGGAGATATTTGCTGAACTTAATCGCCTGCTATTGATGAATGCATACAGAAAATTTGCAAAACATTGTgaatttttgtgaatttttagaTTTTGACTGCTTTATATTTGTTCCAGGCGAGTAAAACCCTAGCCATGGGTTCCTTCAAGGACGCTGACCCAACCCTAGGGTTCTTAACCCGTAAGGATACTGAGGTCAAGCTACCACGACCCACTAGGGTTAAGAACAAAACCCCAGCCCCTGTTCAAATCACCGCTGAGCAAATCCTCCGTGAGGCACGTGAACGCCAGGAGGCTGAAATCCGACCTCCCAAGCAGAAGATCACTGATCCCACTGAGCTCGCCGATTACCGTCTCCGGAAGCGCAAGGAATTCGAAGACCTAATCCGGCGTGTGAGGTGGAATGTCAATGTCTGGATCAAGTATGCGCAGTGGGAGGAGTCCCAGAAGGACTTCAAACGTGCTCGCTCTGTTTGGGAGCGTGCTCTTGAGGTTGATTACCGGAACCACACCCTGTGGCTCAAGTATGCCGAGGTGGAGATGAAGAACAAGTTCATCAACCATGCTAGGAATGTGTGGGACCGTGCTGTCACACTCTTGCCTAGAGTTGACCAGCTGTGGTACAAGTACATTCACATGGAAGAGATTATAGGGAATGTGGCTGGTGCTCGACAAATATACGAGAGGTGGATGAATTGGATGCCAGACCAGCAAGGCTGGCTCTCCTTCATCAAGTTTGAGCTTCGGTATAATGAAGTGGAGCGTGCTAGAGCGATTTTTGAGCGGTTCGTACAATGTCATCCGAAAGTTGGTGCTTGGATTCGGTATgccaagtttgagatgaagaatGGTGAGGTTGTGAGGGCGAGAAATGTATATGAGAGATCAGTGGAGATCCTGGCTGATGATGAGGAGGCCGAGCAGTTATTTGTGGCTTTTGCGGAATTTGAGGAGCGGTGCAAAGAAACTGATCGAGCAAGGTCTATTTATAAATTTGCGCTTGATCATATACCCAAAGGAAGGGCCGAGGATTTATATAAAAAGTTTGTGGGCTTCGAGAAGCAATATGGAGATAGACAAGGCATTGAGGATGCGATTGTGGGAAAGAGGAGATTTCAGTATGAAGATGAGGTTAAGAAGAATCCTCTTAATTACGATTCCTGGTTTGATTATATAAGGCTAGAAGAGAGTGCTGGAAATAAGGACAGAATTAGAGAGGTTTATGAGCGAGCTATTGCTAATGTTCCTCCGGCTCCAGAGAAGCGGTATTGGCAGCGCTACATTTATTTGTGGTATGTGGTACATATGCTGAGTCTTGGTTAATTAGTGATTATGCTTATGATTTGAATTCCTTGCTGCTTCTTTTGTTTGAATAATTGTTGCTGattgtttgtttcttctgtAATGTTAGGATCAATTATGCACTATATGAAGAGCTTGATGCTGGAGACATGGAACGTACACGAGATGTATATAGGTATGCCTGATTTGTTCAACTATGGTTTTGTTGATGTACATAGAGATTATTCTATTCCTGAACCCtgccatatttttcttttgcaactAGTCAACTCAATAAGGATACGggaataataaataaatgttgTTCGTCAGTGCATGAATTGCTGCTGTGCTCTGGtactgaaaaaaagaagttatatTTTAGATGTTTGTTTTACTAGGATAATCTTGAAAACTATTACCCAAATGCAACTCATATTTTACATTTGAATAATTTAGGTAACAAATTTGCCCCTTTGGCTAACTTGTATTTACCATTTTAGTTTATCATGACAGTGTTAGGACTGATGAGTTGTAGTTAGTTTTTTAAACATGTTTTGCACAATCATTTTGATGGTTTACAAATTGGAGATTGTGCAATTCATACTTCAATTATTCAGTGAAACTTTTCATGCAAACTAAAACACATTATTGACATGTAtagattttcatttgtttcctCTGATATTATTAACATGAGTGGACACATCCTTAAGACATTGACCAGATTTCTCACGTGCTAGAAATTTTCCAGGGAATGCCTTAAACTGATTCCTCATAGGAAGTTTTCATTTGCAAAAATATGGCTTCTCGCTGCCCAGTTTGAGATACGACAGCTGAATCTCAAGGGTGCACGCAAGATCCTCGGTACTGCAATAGGCCAAGCACCTAAAGATAaggtaatatatatttatcaatacatatttattttaatcaaGTCCATTTAACAAGTCAAAATGTATTGTTAAGTATTCATAATATGCTACCTTAAAAACAGATATTTAAGAAGTATATTGAGATCGAGCTGAACCTTGGGAATTTTGATCGATGTCGGAAATTGTATGAAAAGTATCTGGAATGGTCTCCAGAAAATTGCTATGCATGGACCAAGTATGCAGAGTTAGAGAAATCGTTGTGCGAGACAGAACGAACCAGGGCGCTTTTTGAACTTGCCATTGCCCAACCAGCACTTGACATGCCTGAGTTGTTGTGGAAGGTATAAGCATAGCGACATCCTTatttataaacatatataagcTACAACTctttttggttgaattttgATAGTTTCTTCTGGAACGCATTTACCTTTCTGCACTTTTGCACTCTTCTATGATGTTTCATTACATATAATATACCATGCTTGTTAGTTGCACCGGTTCCGTGCACAGTTTTGGTTCTTGACTCTTAAAACTTGAGTTGGAAGAAATAATAGAAGCAACACCATTTTAGGCACCTATTATTCTCCTTCACATTGAAGTACATTTCTTTTATAACCTATCTATGGATTGTTTTGTCTCCATTGCTTATGTTTCGAGACACAGAAACAATTTCTTTAGCTACTGAATATAGGAAATGTGACTTGGTTCTAGGAAAGTTTcaagataatatatatttgttgacgAAGGTTGATATTATTAATTTGCTCAGTACAGGTTGATATGACAACATTCTATTTGTTACTAATTTGATTGATAATTTGATAACAGGCGTACATTGACTTTGAACTATCAGAGGGTGAATTTGAGAGAACTAGAGAACTTTACGAGAGACTATTAGACCGGACAAAGCACCTGAAGGTGTGGATCAGTTATGCGAAATTTGAGGCGTCTGCTATAGTGGAAGATGGTGTGGATTCAGATGCGGCAGAAGATCAGGCCCAGGATTATCCTCGTGAACAAAAGGAGCAATGTGTTCAGCGTGCTCGAAGTAAGCAGTTGTATAGAAGATAGAATATTAATATGATAGTTGGCTAATTTATAGTTCCTTTCCAGTTGAGAGAGTCTCACCCTTAATTTATGTTTATCTGTAACATCAGGGGTTTTTGAGAAAGCTCTCAACTATTATAGAACTTCAGCTCCTGAGTTGAAGGAGGAAAGGGGCATGCTGCTTGATGAATGGCTAAATATGGAGGCATCCTTTGGAGAGGTAGGTGATGTTAGCTTAGTCCAATCTAAGCTCCCAAAGAAACTGAAGAAGAGGAGGTCAATAATAACTGAAGATGGGCCTGCTGGGTACGTGACCAACTCACATTTTTCGttctcttattttattttcttgtttatcaAAATGCGGCAgagttttgattttattgtgttCAAGTTCATTTGGTGAGCAGATTTTCTTGTTGATATGTTAACCAATGTATTGGAACTTGGCAGGTATGAGGAGTACATAGACTACATGTTCCCAGAAGAAGCTCAGACATCAAACCTCAAAATATTGGAAGCGGCCTACATGTGGAAGAAGCGGAAGGTTTCTTCTGATGACGACGAGgactagtttttttattttttattttttatatttattttttttgcacTTTGTAGCTCTTCTTTACTGTGTAAATACGGAGAAGTGTTGCTGAACTTGTTTAAATCTACAAATGCATCTCATGGCTTGGGACTTCcctttaaaaagaagaagaaaaaaaaagagagagaatagtAATTGTACTTTGGCTAACTCCTGCAGTGATTTTGAAATGATTCTTCCCCAAGTGCTACTGATTTGAATTATAAGGGTTACAAATGGGCCCTTTTTGCCCTTATCTTGCACTTACAATAGGGTACCCATCATGCCCTTATCCATTTATCAATGGTTTCTGATGCTGGTGAGGTCATTGAACTGTCTACTCTGCCCCTGTTCCTTTCTTGCACTTTGCCTTTCATGGTTTCCTCCTTTCCCATTGATTTTGACGTTTAGACCTTCTAGCAGACAATGGTATATAATATAAACTACAAAATAAGATTAGGGTTTCATGGCCATAATTGTTGGAGTTACATATGGACATAGAAATTAGAAATACCCATTAAAACTCATTTAAGTCAGACAACCCACTAAGCCCATGTGTCTCACtcacaaattcacaatctCATGCTCCCTGTCTTTTCCATTGGCcgataattataaatttatgcTTAATTGAAATTCTTGGACCCGACTAGCTCTAATGGTACATCTTGTTTCAATGTTGAAAAAGATTTCAAATTCGAGTATTCTCTCTTTCGTcaataagaaaatttaaaacttgGTTAATGCCATGCTTAAACTGGGCGAATGCCTTCGTGGACAAATAAGGCTCATGATAAATTTTGTGCATACACTTGTACTCGAGGGATATTAATTGAATACAAGATGAACGGTAGGATAATCATTTAGGTATATGTATGAATTTCATATATACATCAAGGACGAACACCGTAAATTTATATTCATAAACAGTTGACAATTGTTCCCTCGTGTGTCATGTGGCAACCTTTTAAATGATAAATGTTTCAGAGGAGAAAATAACACAAGCaaataacaaaacattttATAAATAACAAAGAGAAGCGCGAATAGCTCCATCGTGTTCTGTAGAGAACATTCTTATAAGCGAAAGATGTTTAAGGCGGCGGGAAATAACACGTGGCACTCAGAGAATGAGTATCTGATACTGCCAAGTGTAAACCTCTCGCGCTTTTTTGGTCCTGAGATAGCGAGAAACTGAGACATTGATTTCCAGTGATTTTTTGTGGTAATTACAAGCAAAATCGAAGGGTGTTTCCCTCAACAGAAGCGCCAATATTTCGTTCTCCATGTAGGATAAAggaatgaacaaaaaaaaaacccaaggGAGTTGCAGTTATTTCCTTTgcccttttcaatttttacctCCCAAAATTTCtggtttcttctctttttcttttttttttctcccaaaaTTCAGCTTCATTTCAATAGATCAGCTGGGTTCAGATAATCGGCCGGGTGAAAATGGCATTCCATTTGCaggtaaatttttatttttacagatATTTCCTTCTGGTAAATATTTGcagataattttttatttttactgcATGATTTGCTTTAAAGAGGGAAGGTAATTATTTGCCTTATTGATCACTTAATTGTGAATAAAGATTCAAATTGcaatttagttttttattctcTCTGATTTGATTGTATCTATCATCTAGCTGCTATGAATTGGTAAATCATAAACTTGCTTAAAagctaatttttcttaattatgtccctcttttttaatcattaaaaaaaatgcaattgaATACCAAGAAATAAACTTCATTTTGTCTAAgctggaaaggaaaaaaaaaaaaaaaaaatcatattttggaAAACTTAAGAGCAACAAGGGAAAGGTAAGCACCAACCCAACATTTCTTTCAAGCTTTATTGAAAAGGGGTTCAATCTTTCTGATATTGGTAATAGCTAGGGAAGAGGTGTCAATTTGCTATATGTAAATATGGACGAAAAAGCTTTTCCTCTATCTTGAATTTGGTGGCCCTATCCTGTTTCATAAAGTTGACATCTCAGACCTAATGCTTCTTATAGGGACCACTCTATCTTTGTTTTGCGGGGCAATGTAAAAAGGtattctactttaatctaatctaaactatGAGGAGGGGGATTCGAACTCGAATGCAGAGTGAGGAGCACATCCGTTCTAGCAAACTTGGCCAAAGCCTTAAacttccctttttattttatgagattttattttgtattattcAAAAAGAGGGAAGTTGTGTAGAGGGGAACAAAGGAGGCCATGGCAGAAGCTTAATTTGGattaaaactatttttttttctggtttgtTTTTCAGGTCTTCAATATGCTGTGCTCAGGATGGATAGTGCCTTGTGCTTGTGTGTGCTAATTTATGAGTATTTACTGAAATATCCAAAATAGATATGATAAAGCATCGCTGGAGGGAGCTAGCTAAGTCCTTTGGGAATCATGTTGATCCTGAAAAAACGGAACAATTGAAGAGGACTAAATCAGGTGCAACTTCTCTCCTATCAACCTTGATCTTTGAATAAAATGGTGGTAAAAAAATTAGATGTATGAATCTCAAAACAGAATGCATTTCAATGATCTACTTCCAAAACCAcgaactttttttattttcttggggACTTGTAAAGCTTTTTTGCCTTGCAAATGTATAATATAGTATCAAGTTCCTGTTTCTGCTGTGCTATCATATAGAACCAAACCAAGAAAACTTCTGCAACCGCGTCGAAAAGATCAATGACTCATTAGTATTTCTGAACTTGGTCATCGACTCATCGTTTGTTTGAGTCGATGTGGTCTTGCAGGCAGATTCAGTATCTcgaattcaaaataaatggcaccagtttttctgaaaattcCAGTACTACAGTGCTGGCTATGATGGCTTTTATCATTATCAACAACCATTGTAGGATTATAAATTAATAGGAGTCTGGTTGTTGCCCTTATATCGTTACCATTTTCGCACAATGATTCGTGTCGTAGTGGAAAAATATCACTGTCTGATTCATGTGCTTAAATTTGAATTCCCTCCCTGATTTTGAGAGTTGGTATATATTATTCTTTTCTGTTGGCACTTCAGTTgatgttagttttttttttatttagaagaTTTTATGTTATCtgcagaaattgaaaacaatgtgacaaggatcttcaagcttataaaaaatgaagagcaaggaaagaaagaagacagTCGAAAAGATTCAAAGAATGAGTCGGAACTTGTTGGACTCATTGAGAACTTCTACCAACAGTACCAGTCACTATATGCTTTGTATGATCATCTAGTAGGAGAGTCGGGGAGAATTGTTCGTggcaaaaaagagagaaaaggttTTGCCTTGTCTCCCTCCAGCTCAGATTCTGAATATTATTCCTCAGAGGACGTTGAAGGTAACAATGCCAAATTGGAAAATGAGCATCAGAAGTTGGCAGACAGCATTAAGCATGAAGCTAACACTGAGAATTCGGGAGTAGCT
This genomic interval carries:
- the LOC18776419 gene encoding crooked neck-like protein 1, which produces MGSFKDADPTLGFLTRKDTEVKLPRPTRVKNKTPAPVQITAEQILREARERQEAEIRPPKQKITDPTELADYRLRKRKEFEDLIRRVRWNVNVWIKYAQWEESQKDFKRARSVWERALEVDYRNHTLWLKYAEVEMKNKFINHARNVWDRAVTLLPRVDQLWYKYIHMEEIIGNVAGARQIYERWMNWMPDQQGWLSFIKFELRYNEVERARAIFERFVQCHPKVGAWIRYAKFEMKNGEVVRARNVYERSVEILADDEEAEQLFVAFAEFEERCKETDRARSIYKFALDHIPKGRAEDLYKKFVGFEKQYGDRQGIEDAIVGKRRFQYEDEVKKNPLNYDSWFDYIRLEESAGNKDRIREVYERAIANVPPAPEKRYWQRYIYLWINYALYEELDAGDMERTRDVYRECLKLIPHRKFSFAKIWLLAAQFEIRQLNLKGARKILGTAIGQAPKDKIFKKYIEIELNLGNFDRCRKLYEKYLEWSPENCYAWTKYAELEKSLCETERTRALFELAIAQPALDMPELLWKAYIDFELSEGEFERTRELYERLLDRTKHLKVWISYAKFEASAIVEDGVDSDAAEDQAQDYPREQKEQCVQRARRVFEKALNYYRTSAPELKEERGMLLDEWLNMEASFGEVGDVSLVQSKLPKKLKKRRSIITEDGPAGYEEYIDYMFPEEAQTSNLKILEAAYMWKKRKVSSDDDED